A portion of the Streptomyces erythrochromogenes genome contains these proteins:
- a CDS encoding PAC2 family protein, with protein MIELEGVPELIDPVMVAAFEGWNDAGDAASGAVAHLDREWKGEVFAALDAEDYYDFQVNRPTVWLDNGVRKITWPTTRLSVVRIGGAKPRDLVLVRGIEPSMRWRSFCNEILGFAHELGVEMVVILGALLGDTPHTRPVPVSGVTSDADLARTMDLEETKYEGPTGIVGILQEACTHAGVPAVSLWAAVPHYVSQPPNPKATLALLNRLEDLIDIRIPLGELPEDARAWQLGVDQLAAEDSEVAEYVQTLEEARDTADLPEASGDAIAREFERYLRRRDPAAGPETATDTGSYFRDLSGGRPQPKPKPEEAADQNGPAGPDAPAEGPAEGPAGGDGEGDGETP; from the coding sequence GTGATCGAGCTTGAGGGCGTGCCCGAGCTGATCGACCCGGTCATGGTGGCCGCGTTCGAGGGCTGGAACGACGCGGGTGACGCGGCCTCCGGTGCGGTCGCACACCTGGACCGGGAGTGGAAGGGCGAGGTCTTCGCGGCTCTGGACGCCGAGGACTACTACGACTTCCAGGTCAACCGGCCCACGGTGTGGCTGGACAACGGGGTACGGAAGATCACGTGGCCGACGACCCGGCTCTCGGTGGTCCGCATCGGCGGGGCCAAGCCGCGCGACCTGGTGCTGGTACGCGGAATCGAACCGTCCATGCGGTGGCGGTCGTTCTGCAACGAGATCCTCGGCTTCGCGCACGAGCTGGGCGTCGAGATGGTGGTCATCCTCGGGGCGCTCCTGGGGGACACGCCGCACACCCGGCCGGTGCCGGTGAGCGGGGTCACCTCGGACGCGGACCTGGCGCGGACCATGGACCTGGAGGAGACCAAGTACGAGGGCCCGACGGGCATCGTGGGCATCCTCCAGGAGGCCTGCACGCACGCCGGGGTGCCGGCGGTGTCGCTGTGGGCGGCCGTGCCGCACTACGTGTCGCAGCCGCCGAACCCGAAGGCGACGCTGGCCCTCCTGAACCGGCTGGAGGACCTGATCGACATCAGGATCCCGCTGGGCGAACTGCCGGAGGACGCCCGCGCCTGGCAGCTGGGCGTGGACCAACTGGCCGCCGAGGACAGCGAGGTGGCGGAGTACGTCCAGACGCTGGAGGAGGCGCGGGACACCGCCGACCTGCCGGAGGCCTCGGGCGACGCGATCGCGCGGGAGTTCGAGCGGTACCTGCGGCGGCGGGATCCGGCGGCGGGCCCGGAGACGGCCACGGACACCGGCTCGTACTTCCGGGACCTGTCGGGCGGCCGCCCCCAGCCGAAGCCGAAGCCGGAGGAAGCAGCGGACCAGAACGGCCCGGCCGGCCCGGACGCCCCGGCGGAAGGCCCGGCGGAGGGTCCCGCCGGGGGCGACGGAGAGGGCGACGGGGAGACCCCGTAG